Genomic segment of Tamandua tetradactyla isolate mTamTet1 chromosome 1, mTamTet1.pri, whole genome shotgun sequence:
gcttctgcctCCCCAGGGGCTGGTGACTACAGTCGGAAGTGCCCATGACAGAGCTGGTGCCATCCGGGGGCGGGTCCCCTGCGGGGGACGGGGAGGAGGGTCTGGGGGACGAGCAAGGCCTGGTCATCCACCACCCTGCAGAGGAGCAGTCCCACCGCTGCCCGCTGTGCGGTCTGACCTTCTCGCAGCTGCCCAGCCTGGTGCGGCACCAGAAGGCCCATGCAGGGGCGGGCCGGGCAGCGGCCTTCGTCTGCCCCGAGTGCGGCAAAGCCTTCAGCGTCAAGCACAACCTCGAGGTCCACCAGCGCACCCACACAGGGGAGCGGCCCTTCCCCTGCCCCGAGTGCGGGCGCTGCTTCAGCCTCAAGCAGAACCTGCTCACGCACCAGCGCATCCACAGCGGCGAGAAGCCGCACCAGTGCACCCAGTGCGGGCGCTGCTTCCGGGAGCCGCGCTTCCTCCTCAACCACCAGCGCACGCACGCGCGCCTGCCCCCGCCCCACCCTCGCCGCCCGGGGGTGTTTGGTGAGCGGCGCCCCTACTTCTGTCCTCGCTGCGGCAAGAGCTTCGCCCGCGAAGGCTCCCTCAAGACCCACCAACGCAGCCATGGCCACGGGGCCGAGGGGCAAGGGGCCCAACTTGGCCGGGTGCTCTGATGGATACCAGGCCTGCTGCCTGCTGTTTCCCGCCCCAGACCCGTGCCCATAACCACAGAAGATGGCCCTGGACCTGGCGCCCTTTCTGGATGGGCACCAGCGAGCATTGGGGGTACCAGGAACCCCAGAAGAGGAGAGCCGCTGTCAGACCCGGGTGCCCCCCATCATTCCTCACCTAGGCCCCTCCAACTTGCTGAACATAACTGCTTTGGCCCCTGCTTTGGTTTTCCTCTTCGGGCTTCCCCACCTAGAGCAGGTGAGACCCCAGAGCCCTTGTCCCAGGCCTGTTGGGTTTTGAGTCTTGGTGATGCATTGGGAGGGGCCTGGGATGGTGGAACACGCTTGGGCTTGTAGGTCTGTTTATGGTTAGCTTCCTACTAGATTTTCATTCTCACAGTGTC
This window contains:
- the LOC143674180 gene encoding uncharacterized protein LOC143674180 — its product is MTELVPSGGGSPAGDGEEGLGDEQGLVIHHPAEEQSHRCPLCGLTFSQLPSLVRHQKAHAGAGRAAAFVCPECGKAFSVKHNLEVHQRTHTGERPFPCPECGRCFSLKQNLLTHQRIHSGEKPHQCTQCGRCFREPRFLLNHQRTHARLPPPHPRRPGVFGERRPYFCPRCGKSFAREGSLKTHQRSHGHGAEGQGAQLGRVL